The stretch of DNA TCACCCGCGTATTTTAAATCTTGAGGGGGGCCACCGAGAATGGCTCCGTCGTACACATGGGTGTTTTTCCCGACCGAAACTCCGCCATACACATGCACGCGGGATTCCAAAATGACACCTTCGGCAATTTCGGCACCGGCATCGACCAAGCACCACGGGCCAATAATGGCGGATTCGTGGACTTTTGCTTGCGGGCTTACAAATGCGGACGGATGAATCATGCCCCAAATTTACTAATTTTAGCCACATGGGCGGTATAATCATTGCATGCTTGACAGCACTGTACGTAATCCTCTTCCTATTTTTCATAATAGGAGTGATTCGTACGCACCGTTACAGAGGGCCCAAGGCAACCCCGAGTGTTTCGGTCGTGGTCCCCATGCGCAATGAAGAAGAATTCGCGCAACGCACTCTGGAAGCCCTCGCGGAGCAAGACTACGCCGGCGAATGGGAAGTGATTTGCGTAGACGACCGTTCCACCGATTCTACCAAGGAAATTCTGGAAAAATTTGCGGCCACCCACCCGAAATTCAGGGTGCTTAGCCTCTCGCCCGATTTGCCGCAAATTGCAAGCCCTAAAAAGCGAGCCCTCGAAAGCGCCTTCAAGATCGCAAAATACGATGTGCTTTTGACGATGGACGCCGACTGCATTCCGCGCAAGAGCTGGATTACCGCCATGGCAGGCCGCTTTAACGACGGCATTTGCATTGTGCAAGGCCCCAAGCAGAATAACGGCAGCCGCACGATGCCGCACCTGTACCAGAAACTCGAAACCTTGGGCTACACCGCCATGGAAGCCGCAGGCTTTAGCTGGGGTCACCCGATTGTGGCATCGGCCGCATGTCTTGCCTACAAAAAGGACCTGTTCTTTGCCGTGGGCGGTTTTGGCGACCTGGTGAACCTTTCAAGCGGCGATGACGACATGCTCATCCACAAGATGATGAAAATCCCGGGAACCAAGGTCTGCTACAACCTGGACAAGGACGCCGTGATTGAAACCGCACCGGTGCATACCTGGAAGCAGCTCTTTAACCAGCGCGCCCGCTGGAGCAGCAACGGCACCAACTACGAAAGCAAGGCATACATTCTGATGCTCACGCTGATTTACACCTACTACATCTGGATGTTCATTAGCCCCTGGTGCGTGCTCTTTTTGGATTGCCCCTGGCAGTGGTGCGCATTCAGTATTCTGCCCAAGATTCTGGTGGACTTTGTTTTCTTGATGATCGCTTCTTGGAAACTACATGCCAAGCGCAAGATGCTTGCATTCTTGCCCACTGAAATCATTCAGGTTCCGATGATTGTATTTGCCGTGCCCGCAGGCATCACCGGAATGTTCAGGTGGAAGTAATCAAATGTGAAATGTGTAATTAATCATTCCACATCTTTTTCGCCCAGGCGATAGCCTCTTCGGCGTTTTTGATTTCGCCGTCGAGTTGCAGTTCGAAACTCTTCTTGATGATTTCGCCCATTTGCTTGCCCGGCTTAACACCCATATCCATGAGCATTTTACCCATCAGGTAAGGCTGCGGAGCTTCTTCAATCAAGTCCAGTTCACTTGCTGCTTTCCAAAGCTTGTCGGCAAAGCATTCGCCATCGGCTGCAGAACCCGCATAAAATTCTCGAGGCGTGCATTTTACGAGCAGACCAAGGAGTTTCAACCCGCCGAGCTTTACCGCAAGGCGGCGGAGTGCCGGAGCATCGTTTACAATGGCCGTATCCAGCTCTTGGTACGCCTTCAAAAGCGGAGGCACAATCTTGAGCAAGTGCGTTTCGTTCGTGATGCGTTCCAGGAACTTGAGCGAGGTTTCCGCGCTGTCACTCAAGAGGGCAGCAAAGGCAAATTCCATTGCCTGCGCCTCGGGCAAAGTGTCGCGCAGAGGAACCATGTTGTCGAGAATCGTACCGAGAGTTTCCCAGGATTCCTTGAACGGATGAATCTCGGGGAAATATTCATCGAGCTTGATATCCAAAAACGCCTTGAGACCCAGCGAAGGCTTGCCCGGTTTCAGGAGCCATTTCTTGAATTCTTCGAACAGACGTTCTACGGAGAGATCGTCGAGTGATAGCGTGCGGCAAAGTTCAACAGTATCGGGCGCGAGCGTGCAACCGAAACGGCTCGCAAACTGCACCCCGCGCAAAATGCGCAAGGAATCTTCGGCAAAAGCGGGACCCACATGACGCAAGGTGTGCGATTTCAAGTCGTCAATACCGCCATAGGGGTCACAAAGCGTGAGTTCCGGAAGTTCCATGCCCATGGCATTGATGGTAAAGTCGCGGCGGAGGGCAGCTTCTTTAAAGCTCAGCTTTTCGTCGGTATGCACCACGAAACCGCGATGGCCATAGCCCACCTTGCTTTCGGTACGCGGGAATGAAAAATCGAGAGACAAGCCCTTCATGGCCAAATGAATCACGCCAAAAGCCTTGCCCACCAAATTCGTGCGACCGTATTTGGAAAGAATCGGAACAAGAGCGTCTTGCGCCATATCGTAGACTTCGACATCGTAGTCGCGGCAGGACTTGCCTAAAAGAGCGTCGCGGACCCAGCCGCCCACTAAAAACGCACGACCGCCCGCTTCGCGGATATCGCCTGCAATCTTGAGCAAGCGTCCGGGCAAATCCGGTTCGAACCACTCGCCTGCAAGTGTCTGCAATTTTGCCATCTACGAAGACCGCCTTACTGGAAATTTCCTACGTCTGCAGCGGAGGTGTCCGGTTCCGGATTTTCAGCCGGAGAATTGGCTGCCGGAGAGCTTTCTGCAGAAGGTTCGACAGACTTATAGCGGTCATAAATACTTGTGGTCTTTACACCCGAAGAATCTTGAAGAGCCTTAGTTACAGACACTTCGCCGTCTTCACCGGCTTTTGTTGAATTGTTCGACCTGGACTTTGTCGTATCCGATGCGGCAAAGCGGTCATAAATGCTCTTGCGGGCGGCGACCCCTTCGGCCTTCTTTAATGCTTCTTCTTCGCGACACACGCGCAATTCTTCTTCGGCATAGGCGCGCTGGTCAGGCGAATAAGTCATGGTGTTTAAGCGGTATTCCATTTCTTCGCACACCAGTCCTTGGCGTTCGCCCGCGCAAGCCACCAGCAGCATGGCAATGCCCAAAAACAACCACACAGCAATACGATTCATTTCAAAACCTCTGACCCGTTAATGGGCAATAATAAACTTGCCCTTCTTGACCTTGGAGCCCTTCTTTACGACGTAATAGTAGACGCCAGGCGTCACCAGCCTGCCAGATTTTTCACGGCCGTCCCATTCCACCTTGCCGCCCAAGACGTCTTCATTGCGGAAGTACTTGATCAAGGCGCCGCCACGGTTGTAAATGCTCACCGTAGACTTTTCGGCAATGCCTTCGATTGTAAGGAAAGCTTGAGTCTTGGGCCTAAACGGAACCGGATAAGCATGGACCTTTACTTCGGCAGAATCGGTCATGTTCTTATGGGCATCCTTAAGATCGTTACGACGGTAGTAGCTCACGCCCTTTTCGTGGGCAAACCAGACGGCACCGACAACCGGATCAACAGCAAGGTCGGCAACATAGTTATCCAACAGGCCATCTTTTGTGGTAAAACGCTGAATCTTCAACGTATCAGGAGAACCATTCTTGGGAGTCAAACGGTATACACCCTGGTTTGTTGTTCCAACCCAAAGGTTTCCATGACTATCCACATCAATGGACGTAAATTCTGCACCTAGCATGCCATTTGTCGAAGCCGGAGTCATAAGCGTATCAGCCTCTTCATCCAAATAAGCAAGCGACGACATCGAAACAAGCCACAACCTGTTGCCAACAGGGTCATACACCATATCGACAGGAGCCGGATTCATTCCGCCATAATACTTGACTTGACCATCAACAAGTTCGCCACCATGGGCTTTCGGCGAAGGGAACGTGATTACGTCGAGACCGCCTTCATTTGCAAGTGCGGTTCCGTTCTTGCTGGTAATATACACGACCCATTTTCCGTCTTCATCCATTTTTGAATACATCACGCCGGGCACGGCGTTGCTACCGATCCCGTTTGCACAATGCACTTCGCCATCTCTGGTAAAGTAGACAACCCCATAACCGTGATTGCTACCCGTCGACGACAAGAATCCTGAATTATCGGGAGCGGCAATGGTCGAGACAGAAATCGCATAGTTGGGAAGATATTTTTCAAAGCAGTAATCGTCTTCGGACTTGAAATCATATTCAAGGTGTGCGCCCCACTTCGAATACATCAAATACACAAAGCCCCAAATGTGGTAGAACATGTGGCCATCGGGCAGATAAGACAAAGTCTTCATTCTCGCCGCATAACCACTAGCCCCGTTCGACAATGTTCCGTATGCATAGTGAGGTTCACCCCAGCCACCAACGCTACCATAGCTCAACTTGCCATCGACAGACATTGCCAAAACACCGCCTTGAGGAGCAGCCTTCAGCTCGTACACTTCGCCGGGAGCATATCCATTAAGTCCGGTAAGATCTGTAACCGTCTTTTCGCCTGTCTTGTTGAAGAAGACATATTCTGAACCAACAAGATATGTCCCATCTTCAGATTTGACCTGCCACTTGACTTTGCTTGAACCATCGTCATGATAGAGTTGTCCATCGGTCAAAACTTCCGAGCCCACCTTTACCTGCTTAACCGGTTCATCAAACCCTTCTACAGAGGTTCCTTTGGGCACAAGAACCCATGAATTCGGATCGCTCAAGCGGTTATCGCCAAGCATGTTTCCCCAGTTCATTTTACGGACATAAATTTCATTGTCCATCTTGACATACAGGGAATCTCCTCGCAGCGAAAGTTCGCGAATCGGAGTAATCGAGAGCGACCTGGAAGCAATACGGTCAATCGTCAAAATCGAGCGGTACTGCGTGACATCGAAAAACGCAAGTCGGTCTTCGAAGGCAATCGTCATTACATTTCCGCTAACAACGGTACCACGAGGCACTGTGCGGACATTATTTTTGACGTAAGAGCGATTGACAATGTGCCAGGGAATACTGCCATCGATAAATAGCGCGATCATGCCAAATTCAGAAACCGCATAAACAGCATGTTCCGTAGAAACAACAGAATGGAATCTGGATGTTTCTAGACCATGTTCCGAATGGTATATGACGCTTTCGTTAATGGAACGGAAGCGAAGGCCACCGTCGGTTGCCAATAGAACACCATTTGCAAAAGACGTCACGTCATGAATCGGGAACGGGTCCGAAAACGCCCCCCATTTATCGTAGGCGCCCACATACGCTGCCCAAAGCAGCAGACAAAAAAATAGAGATTTGAACTTCACTCCCTAAAATTACGAAAATTCACTCGCCCGCGTTAGCAAATCGTCCAAATTCATGCAAGAAGTTTCATTATTTTTATATTTAGACATATATACATTCTTCTTTCTGCGCATCTTCTTGATCGCATCGGTTTTTCTTTTTTGGAATGTACTTCGGTTTACGCCACAATACAGGCACGCCTCGGAG from uncultured Fibrobacter sp. encodes:
- a CDS encoding glycosyltransferase; this encodes MIRTHRYRGPKATPSVSVVVPMRNEEEFAQRTLEALAEQDYAGEWEVICVDDRSTDSTKEILEKFAATHPKFRVLSLSPDLPQIASPKKRALESAFKIAKYDVLLTMDADCIPRKSWITAMAGRFNDGICIVQGPKQNNGSRTMPHLYQKLETLGYTAMEAAGFSWGHPIVASAACLAYKKDLFFAVGGFGDLVNLSSGDDDMLIHKMMKIPGTKVCYNLDKDAVIETAPVHTWKQLFNQRARWSSNGTNYESKAYILMLTLIYTYYIWMFISPWCVLFLDCPWQWCAFSILPKILVDFVFLMIASWKLHAKRKMLAFLPTEIIQVPMIVFAVPAGITGMFRWK
- a CDS encoding CCA tRNA nucleotidyltransferase translates to MAKLQTLAGEWFEPDLPGRLLKIAGDIREAGGRAFLVGGWVRDALLGKSCRDYDVEVYDMAQDALVPILSKYGRTNLVGKAFGVIHLAMKGLSLDFSFPRTESKVGYGHRGFVVHTDEKLSFKEAALRRDFTINAMGMELPELTLCDPYGGIDDLKSHTLRHVGPAFAEDSLRILRGVQFASRFGCTLAPDTVELCRTLSLDDLSVERLFEEFKKWLLKPGKPSLGLKAFLDIKLDEYFPEIHPFKESWETLGTILDNMVPLRDTLPEAQAMEFAFAALLSDSAETSLKFLERITNETHLLKIVPPLLKAYQELDTAIVNDAPALRRLAVKLGGLKLLGLLVKCTPREFYAGSAADGECFADKLWKAASELDLIEEAPQPYLMGKMLMDMGVKPGKQMGEIIKKSFELQLDGEIKNAEEAIAWAKKMWND
- a CDS encoding gliding motility-associated C-terminal domain-containing protein, with the translated sequence MKFKSLFFCLLLWAAYVGAYDKWGAFSDPFPIHDVTSFANGVLLATDGGLRFRSINESVIYHSEHGLETSRFHSVVSTEHAVYAVSEFGMIALFIDGSIPWHIVNRSYVKNNVRTVPRGTVVSGNVMTIAFEDRLAFFDVTQYRSILTIDRIASRSLSITPIRELSLRGDSLYVKMDNEIYVRKMNWGNMLGDNRLSDPNSWVLVPKGTSVEGFDEPVKQVKVGSEVLTDGQLYHDDGSSKVKWQVKSEDGTYLVGSEYVFFNKTGEKTVTDLTGLNGYAPGEVYELKAAPQGGVLAMSVDGKLSYGSVGGWGEPHYAYGTLSNGASGYAARMKTLSYLPDGHMFYHIWGFVYLMYSKWGAHLEYDFKSEDDYCFEKYLPNYAISVSTIAAPDNSGFLSSTGSNHGYGVVYFTRDGEVHCANGIGSNAVPGVMYSKMDEDGKWVVYITSKNGTALANEGGLDVITFPSPKAHGGELVDGQVKYYGGMNPAPVDMVYDPVGNRLWLVSMSSLAYLDEEADTLMTPASTNGMLGAEFTSIDVDSHGNLWVGTTNQGVYRLTPKNGSPDTLKIQRFTTKDGLLDNYVADLAVDPVVGAVWFAHEKGVSYYRRNDLKDAHKNMTDSAEVKVHAYPVPFRPKTQAFLTIEGIAEKSTVSIYNRGGALIKYFRNEDVLGGKVEWDGREKSGRLVTPGVYYYVVKKGSKVKKGKFIIAH